In Brienomyrus brachyistius isolate T26 chromosome 2, BBRACH_0.4, whole genome shotgun sequence, the genomic window ttctgagtaaaaaaaatatttcagagACTAGAACAGAGACTGCCAAAAAAGGAATGTATAAAATAATTATCTTTAGCATTACTGTCAaccaaaaaattaaataaaaattcattTTAACCATGAAGTTAGGTGTTTTGCTAATCATGAATCCATGAGTTGGTAATTGGGCATAGCTTCTACACATATCGTTTGAGTGACTGTTGCTCTTTTTGTACTTTGTCCATTTGtaaaattgtttttaaatgtttatactTGATTTTCAGACTgccttttttgtaaattaaaatttATAACCGAACAGTGCAAGCTTTCCCCATGGTGTCTTCTAAAACATGTTTAAAAGTCTGCAACTGTGTGCTAGCtttatgaataaaaaaaaaaatcattgggcTATATTTGTGGTTATCAAATACTGtgtgggtgtgcatgtgtacaaATTTTTTATCAAAATAAATTTGATATTTTGTAGAACAACGGCTGTGTTATCTTTGAGAAAACACAATATACACAATAAGCAAATACACAATATACACAATAAGCAAATACACAATATACACAATAAGCAAAACTAAACAGGCGTCAGACAGAAGTGGAAAatccatatttatatttatacgaAATATAAAGTATATGGAAAAAGTAGTTTTCCATTTTCTCCCTTATCTAAAGCCAAATCTATGTGGCGGTGCCGTCAAACTAAGGGTGGTGTGATTCTGGggaaatatttacatttagctATTAATGAAAACGAACTTTGAAAAATCAACTGACAATTTCAGCACTTAGGTTTCACCATGAAGGCTTTTCTTTCTGGAGAAACAAAACATATCAACAGGCCTGTAACAGTCACGGTGtctttggatgggggggggacagccaGTTAACCCTGCACCCCCAGatgttttttctctctctttctcttttcCACGTACCATTAATTCTATGACACGTATGACAATGAAACTTGAAACCGAAACATTTCTCTGCCTTGTTGCTTTGCGCCCGTAACTCCCCTGAAGAGCCATCAGACACATGCAGAAAAAATGGGCCtttctatttcagaaatccagaCCCCATCAGGCTGAGCTGATGAAAATGGTGTTTGTCATGTCTGTGATGCCCCAAAAATTCCTGAAAGAAGTTAACCATACTAAACGTTGTTCGAAACCCAGGTGCTGATACATCCCAAAATCAGCATGTACTGCTCTCAGTAAAATAGCATACAGTGTCTTGCGTAGGCTGCTTAGATGTCAGCTTTGTTTAAATAGGTATTTTCCTTTCATTATCTGGTCCATGATTTTGTACACCAGCGATTCTCTTCACCTCCACAATGCAGCCAGACCTGAGATACAAAGATGATGTTTCAGGTCCAACATCTGATGTGTAATTGTGTAAATTATTTGGTGCCGGACAACAGCCATGATAGCAGTTATTATGATTCACTCGCCATTTTGTTACATTGTGTTGCATAAGTGTGCCACAACTTGGCGTTTGCGGAAATGATGACTATTCCTTTCATCTTTGATGGGTGTTATTTTGCAAGCCTGGACTTTCTTTCCCTTTCTTTATTATGTTATTACACAACGCCAGCAATTCCCAGGGATCGCGGATGCAACAGGACCTGAGGTTGCCAGGTGTGGGTGGGAGACTGGCGTCTTCAATTGTTACCGTttgcctttttttcttttttaatagtCCAGATTACCGATACTTTTACGCTTTACACTGCACAGCTTTTACTTTTGAACAGTTATGCAATATGGACTCAAAGAGTTACTCAGTAAAACCACTGTCCACATCATTTGCGAACCCCATATCTCCATAGAAATATATTTACAGAGTAAAACAGGGTAAGACTCCTGTACAGCAAACTATTTCTcttcaaataataattactgattattATTTTTGCCTTTTTCCAAAGCCCGTCCTTCTGAACTAGCGCACAATGTTGCAGGTTGGTTAGTTGGTCACACAACATGTTTCTGCTACAGAAGGCCAAAGAGTAACCAATAACAACAGGCTTCCTGTTTGTGTGGCAGGCAACGAGAGAAAAGGAAACAGTCAGGTGTCGCCCTGCCTTAGTGTCATCAGCCTTGAAAATCAGGTCTATCTGCTATTGTGGCAGCTCTGCTCAGGCCCACAACATGCAAAGGTTACGACGCACAATAAGTGCACATTTATTGTCAtttgaaaaaataataaatatcttAAAAATCTATAGTGTATGTTCTACATGTTTAATACAGGTTTTAATTTGCCATTATAAAATAACTTGCGATACATAAAGAACACAAACTTGACTGTGACGTATTTAACAAGTGAACCACACATTTTATTCTTAAAATGCCACGGGAAAAAAACATGAGTTGTGAGAGGAAACCTAGGTGAGAACATGTCCATACACACAGCAAAATTAAGACTGTAACCCCCAACTCTGGGCGCGAACTACTGACTGATCCAACACGCCATCCTACTCGTGATAAACGGTATCAGTCAAAGGTCCACACACACCTGCCTTTAATACATTTGTCTCCATAGCTATATTCTCCCACAGTAAAAAGTCTCGAAGCAAGTACAGTAGTATGAATCAAGTATTAAAACAACCAGAAGTGTTCGACATCTCAAAATATTCGGAAGTTTTGGACTCCCCTTTTGCTTTGATGGCAGCACTGCAGACTCTTGCCATTCTTTCAagcagcttccagatgtagcctcctggatgcttctccaacagtcctgaagaAGTTCCCACAAGGTCTGAGGACAGGTTGGCTACCTCGCACTTACTCTTCAACCcaacccaaaccagctctatggGGTTTAGGTCGAGGGATTGTGGGGGTCGCAGCACTTCATCTCTATCCTCGTTCTCAAGATAATACTTACTGCATAACCTAAGGCGTATtctgggtcattatcttgttgaaaaacaaatgatttcctgtaggtgtgtccagacattTGACTGGTACAGGACACAGAGAAATTGATTTACAAATCATACTTCTTATGTAAACCCTCCTACCTTCATACCTAACATCTGTGTAGTCGTAATATATAACTGATGTAATATTTCTTCATCAGTATGATTCAGCATgtcaacaaataaataaacagaatatTAAAACTCCTGCCTACAAATGCCTTAGTTTTCCTGCAGACAAAtacattctgaaaaaaaaaaacttacaagGCACAGCtgtcagaaaaacagaacaagggcaaagaaaaagtcagactttaCTAACTCCCCGAGCCACATACTCTCAGGTGGGACAGTATTCCGCCCATCAGATATTTCCCTTCAAGCTGGCATACCTCCAAATACCAAGCACTGTGTGCTGACGGGATGCCGACTGCAAAGCACATAGCTAAGCTGGTTGCAAAGCAAGATTCAAGTTCCAAAGGACACCACAATGGACAATGCTGAAGGTCAGATTAGGTCAGTCATCTGGAGCCAGGGAGGCTCATAGGGAGAGACCATCCCGATATATAATAAATAGCATAACAGACATGACAAGAGAATGAGATATTTTCAGAAGAGTAATAAATGCAATGATTGTCTTATACTGTAAGCCTATGAATATGTATAAATTTCAGAAAACAGAAATCCACAATAGGTTTACTCGTACAAATTTATACATTAAGAAATAGCAGTTTTACTTCTTATACGATATGCCTTCTTATATATACTGATGATTGTGAATCTCTCTCAGAGTCCTTTTTTGGTTTTGATCTGGGCTTGCCCTTGGGACAAATTCCGCTAGGAAGTATCGAAGCGAGGTGCTCTAAGGATACCTGGTCTGTCCTGGTTTTGTGAGCTCACATGGGTGGAGCGGCTGAAATACAAGCTTGGAATCCAAAATATGAGACTCGTCAGTCACCTTCGATGCTCACGTAGCCTTCCTGCCGTGCCATCTTACAGCCTACGATACTGTAGAAATAATAATCAGGTAGGTTATGGTGTCATAAGCCATTCTGGTTTAAAATTTCACTAAGTAACACAATAGAGTCACACATTTACCCAAAGTACACATCGCTATCGATCCTAATAGCTGAAAGAAACCGTCTACAACCTCAGGTCTAGAAAAGTGCGTGCACTCTTCTGTACGATAATGACATGCAAACGCCTAGCGTGCATCATACCTTACGGGTATGATCGCCAGGACTGTGATGATGCTGGACAATAAAAAGACAAAGCCAGGAAGCCAGCCCAGAGTGCTTTGGTAAACCTTGGTGTAGATCGGCGAGTAGATCAAACTGGCAAGAGTGAAGGACAGCTGCAGGCAAATAAGAATTTTCcctgtggaaagataaaatgtGACTCAGTCTGTAAACGCAGTTTTCATCTTCAAATTTTAAACACATTTCTGCTACATGACTCGCTTCTAACTGTTAGCCTATCAAGAGACGTGGGGTTGGTGCGTGGTTCAGTAGGTTAGGACCCTGTGTctgcgatcagaaggttgccagtttgagTCCTGTGATCAGCCGATTGTTGCAACCGGTGGGCTCTTTAGCAAGGCCTTAATCCCAATCACTCCAGAGACTGGCTGACCCCTACCATCTCAATGTTAATTGTAATTGTACTTGTAATTGtacttgctttggataaaagaacctgccaaataaatgtaaatggttgGTGGGACTAAATTCGAACATGGTTTGTCTGTCGTACAATGATGAAAATTAAACTAAAAATTAAGCCATGCTTCAGAAGGACTAAGATATGTACCAAAACATGAAATAGAATCTTTTTATTCAAGGAACATGCGGATATTGTTTAGTGCAGGGAATCAGCCCTGACCTTACAATTGCACTCACAAATGCCCGATTGGATTAGATTGCGACTCTATTCAATCTCTCTGTCTTAAGATACATCCACTAACCTACGACCGAACCACATCTGTCGCAAAAACAAGCACAGCACTGTAGTGTTAACTACAGAGCTCCTTAGGTGACATGCTAGAGGAAAATATTATCCCACAGTAAAATCCATGCTCTCGAATTAATATTTCGTGCTCTCTAGTTGGTTTTtggagcggcatggtggtgcagtggttagcactgttgcctcacacctctgggacccgggttcgagtctccgcctgggtcacatgtgtgtggagtttgcatattctccccatgtcgtcgtggggtttcctccgggtacttcggtttccccccaaagacatgctgaggctaattggacttgctaaattgcctgtagaagtgcatgtgtgtgagtgtgccctgcgatgggctggtttgttccctgcctcgtgcccattgcttccgggataggctccggactccccgtgaCCCAGCAGGAAAGCggttcggaaaatggatggaggacATTTGAAATATGTTAACCCAAAGTGTTATTAATCCGAGAGCACAAATTATTGCATGTATTTCCATATTCATTACATTCTGTACATTAAGTGTGCCATTGCGTTAATGTTTGCCTGATTTCTTGTGCGTGTAAGATATCTTGAGCAAAAACAATACAAAGTAGGCCCATAGTTATATTCTATGAGCACTTACCATAGGAGGAAGGCTGCACCTGCTTAGATAACACAGAGCGAATCATGGGCATCGGGATCAGCGCAAACAGGGTCAGAGATCGAGCTGGAACAAACGGGTGGAGACATTTGTGGTTTATGATTTTAGATTAACAAGAACTGGTTAAACGGGAAGCTCagactgggaatgaccagaccGGGCGTGTAGTGATTATCAGAGGTGATTCTAGCGTGTAAGGCGCCCTGGGCGAACCCCCCTATCCAGCGACCcccagccaaaaaaaaattaaaaaaatgtgcgtAAACCTCTCCCCGGGCCAACAAAGAAATCACCATTAAGACAAATGGAAAGTAATAAATAAGCTATTATAAATGCAAAACTGATTTTACTAAATGCATTAGAACTGTACAACGTTACCGACCCCTACGGTGACATGATATCATGAGCGATAGAAAACTGACTGCGCAAATGTCACATCCGTTTTTTTGTACGGGCGCCCTAGGCGGCTGCCTATGCCGTCCATCCCTAAATCTGCCAGCGGTGCAGATAAAACGTAACTGGGCGCATGACGTGACTGTTCGCGCGTTTCGCGGCCAGCGGCCTTAAGCAGGGGAGCAGTTGCCACCTTTACACTGTAAATCGCAGATTACGGCTTTCGGCGGCTTCATCGACCGCTGAAGCGGCTTCGGCAGTCTTTAGTCATCGTACCAAACATCCCTATTAGATGCTTTTACTTTTGTTTGCAACAGAATCCAGTGCACCGTAACTCGTATATCCAGTTTCTAATACCCGTTAGTCATACAAAGCCTGATGGATTATATCACCGTGAGCACTGGTTTCAAAAAGAACCTGTGGTTTGCCCAGAAATCCTGAACTTCCTGACATAATTTCTGCAAGAAAATATGTTGGGTTTTCAATACAGCCATGAAGTTTCTGAACTAATATTCTTCTTATTTAATCTAGGCGTATACTGTCTTAATGCTGTTACGGGCTGAATGTAAAATATAGAAATGCTTTAAGGAAAAATACAGCGGACTTGTTCTAGTGCaagtataatttaaaaatgggcacatattagcatatttgtcaAAAAACTCAATGAAAAGTGATAAAATATCACTGCTCACCCAAATAGAACATATAGGTCGCTGTCACAAATGACATGAAGTAAATCCCAGCAGCGAAGGACACCATTCCCATCATTATCATCGAGGCGTCCCCGACGCACTTGGAGAAAAGCCAGACTCCAAAGAAACTGGTGAAGAAGATCAGGAAGCCTGCGGCGTTGCTGTAGCCCACTTGCTTGGCATCCCAGTTTAAAGGCTCTTTCTCTATGAAAGACATCAGCATCTCCATGCCGCCTGCCACAGCGATGTCATACAGGACGGCACTGATAAACAGCAGTACAATGACCGTGTTAAAGGAGCGTGGGTATTCCACTATGTTCCACAAAATCCCGACGTTTCCTTCTTGCCGATGTTCTCTGTTTCCTGCACTTGTTCCGGGGATGTCCAGAAAGAAAAATGTGTAGATAATGCACAAGAAATACAGAAAAATGCATAACACCACCAATACTGCCCCATTTTTATCGCCCAACGCATATATTTGAAAAAGGTGACCGGATAATAAACTTCCGACAAAACCTGCGATTCCGTACGCGAGTTCAATCCCCATTATCCGGAGGGACCTCCGCTCCTTTTGGGAGGTGGCCGATTCCAGAGCCATAACGCCTGCCCAGTAAGAGGAGTAGCCTCCACACAAGCCGTACACCACAGCCCCGCCGAACATCACCTGGATGGGTAACTCTAGGAGTATCACCAGCAACAAAAGGGTCCTGGAGATCAGATACCCCAACAGGGGCACGCCGATAGGTACCTTCCTAAATCCCCTGTCTCCGTATCTCGCCAAAAAATACGCAGGTAAGAATGGAAGCAGGTTTGATAACATGGTGTATGTCATGTAAAAATTTGACATGGCTTTCTGCTGGTCCTCCTCGGTGGTCGTGGAGTTGTCGGAGCAGCGCTCCTTCACCACCATCTGCAAGCCGGTGTCGTAGAAAGCGCTGGCTATCTCAGCGCACACGACAGCCGGGTGAACGCGCGTCCGAAGCCACGCCAGACATCCCATTGCTATGATTttatgaattaaaaataaataaataaatacaaaatacgAATGTGTCCGAACGAAAGCCTTTGTCAGACTATGAAGCCGAAAACGTGAACATTCAGCTGCACTCCCGCATCTTCTGAATTCACTGCTAAAGTGAAAGCGCCCCGGTTCCCATTTCAGAAAAGGGAGGAAGTGATAGGGGTTTGTGTAAGAAGCACCACGGTCTGAATCGGGAGGAGTGTGTCTGTACGAGTCATTCATTAGGTCATATAAATAGGCCTGTTATTTACAAATCGCGGTGGTTTCCTAGCTTTCAAAATAGGCCTCTGTAGCTTTCCTGTGCAAACTTTATATGTGTCATTtaactttattttatttatgcaaaaaaatctaactaaaagCGGTttagtgcttttaaaaaatgttataaatcTGACTTATATTCATTTAAGTATATGGAACATTGATCTTTCGGAGCTGATCCTGTATGTCTTTTCAGCGGTTCTGCCCTCAGTCTAAATAAACGCTAAATCACTTCTGTGTCCTATCATGTACCAAGATATTTTCGAAGACGTTCATCGAGTTCTCCCTGGGATGGATTGCTGATGGCGGGAATGCCATTTAACACTTTAAAGataaatttaaattatttttctcAGACGTGTAATTCTCCGAAAATCGGGTCCAGACTCGCCGGGATTGCAGCTGCGATTAGGGTGTGGCGCCACCATGCGTTCAGGTCAAATTTCGGTGCAGAATCTCACGCCCGGATGGATTTGTTTATCCACATGGTTTCCATCTCATTACGTTTGCTAATTTTCTTCAGTACATTTCATATTAAATCCAACGTCGGCTGACACTAGCTGGTTATGAAGGAGCAGTTCATATTAGAAATAAATATTGGCGTGCTCCTCATTGATCGACTAGTAAAAGCCTCGCTGGTAACGGTTGCTTTTAGTTATGAAGAGGAAGTAGAAATATGACCtaacaaaaagtaaaaattttCGTGAAAAGCACTTCCTTCTGGGAATAGAATTAAGCACCAAATTTCCCTTAAATACGTACTCAATTTCTCGAAATTTGTTACGTTTTAAGAAGCAGTTTTAACCTTAAAATaaagttattttgttttaaagtttttgtgtgtgtgtgtgtgtgtgtgtgtgtgttcactgtCGCAACATTTCCGGCAGTTTCGATGCGGCTTGCGTGTATGTGAGTATGAGACCGGGGTCGAGTCTCGCTTCGGTGGGCACCTATCGAAAGTGCTGCAGCACTTGCGGAAGCTCTTGTTaaatattataaacatttcAGAAATAGGATTAGTTAAAATAAATGTTCctaatttttttgtgtaataaagcaATAAATAATATGATGCGTAACATCTTTTACATTCTTACATTACATTTTGCATAcgattttgtccaaagcgatgtTCAAGTGAAGTCAATATCACAGAGTGGCATCAGGCTAGTAGAGGACTTACTGGAACAGGTGGGTCTTCAGGCGTTTCTTAAAGGTGCAGAGGGAATCtgaggtgtttctcaataccaagaacacaaagatCGGACTTGTGGTTTTGAAAAGACCGTTCTTGTTAACTTGTCTTTAAAGAACGAACTTGGggcacaatgaatcatgggatcaGTCTCGTTAGGCAGGTGCAACTGTGTCCTTGATATCTGAGAAGAGGCAAGAATGACATCCGGGGATTTTTGCCATTCTCATGTACTTGTATTCTTAGTAGCGGAACTGGTCTTGGGCAATAGAAGATGATGTAAAAGGGGTACaagagaacacaagtacggtcaaaTACACATATTGAGAAACCCTCCTGATCACTAGGTGTGGGCCAGCAGCTCAATTCCCCATTTGGGGACCATACAAGAGAAACGTCTGGAGTCCTCACGTGATGGAGAAATCATTAAAACAGCATTGTCTTGTTGACCGAAGAAGGTGAAATGGGATGTAGGTCTAAAGGAGCCTCTTGATGGAGATGGGTTCCTGTTCATTAATGTATCTGAAGGCCAGTACTAAGGACTTGAACTTGATGTGAGCACCTGTATGGAGTCAATGGAAAGGGACAAGGAGGGGTGTAAGATCAGAACAAGCAGGCTGATTGAATACCAGAAGTGCTGCTGCATTTTGCATCATCTGCAGTAGAACTAGGCCTGTTGGGGATCGGGCTATTGTGGTGTTGAGGCGTCGCCTACTGCATGGCGTCTCTCGGGTCCCAGGTTGAGGTGACCCATCCAGGTAGGCACGTGGAACGTCTTGACTCTCTGGCAAGATGACCATCATCCTCTGCTGTTGGGGGAGCTTCGTAAACTCTGTATTTCAGTGACATTACTCTCTGAGGTACGCAGACCGGGGAGTGGTCTGATCTCTAGGTgggtatacctacttttggtctggtTGGTCTGATGACTGCCATACTCAGGGAGTAGCCGTTACTGTAGTGGATTGACAGtggtgtctgatgtcactcctttcaacAAGTATATCATGAGACTCAGACTAAGGCATCCcttgggtgtcttgtctgttgtctcagtgtTTGCTCCGACTGCGGTGAGTGATGTGTCGTTGAGGAAGACATTTCACTCGCAACTTCACTCAGTGGTAGAAGGTTGCCCATGAAGTGACACTCCTCTGGTGGGTGACTTCATTGcgaccactggcactgacagggctggctatGAGGATTGTATTAGTCCCCATGGGTCTGATGACTGGGGTGAaagtggctccatgttccttgactttgcaAAAGGTCAGGGACTGCAGGTcgctggatcctggttccaaCGTCCAGAGCCGCATCGttggacttggtactccaaTACTGGTGGTGCAGCGGAGGAGATCAATCACATCCTCATGGGCAGACTctggaggctcctgcagaactgcagggtctacagaagtgcccagtttgtgaattctgaccacagacttgttgttgctattctgaagattcagcttagatccagtaGCAGACTTAGGTGCGATTGCTGACTCTAATgggatgtgggagaccttctctgataagaccctgaaggttgcaGAGGGCTGTGTTGGTGTTGTCAGTGTTCCCAGAAGGAGGTGATTTATCTCGCAGGGCACCCTGGACATTATCAAGAGGAGTCGCAGCGCATGACTTGGTGGCAACTCCAGTCTGTACCGGGAACTGAGAAGGACGGCTGTGAAGGCActgagggcagataaggaggcGTTTGTTAGATGAATttgtgagcaggtgacacaccATCTATGGTCTAGTGACCGACatcctgcttacagaggaattgaagcattacgcacatctgaatctgttcctcggagacttgcagtcagggcaggtgatgggacggtccttacggatgacactgcagttgtgacctgTTGGGCTGGCTACTTTGAGTGAATCAGTTGGGTGCAGGGAAAGCttcagggatctgtggtatccagggtgaacttctccatgctggtggtaaggctgtcctcctggcattgcaggcaCTCTTTACTTTATTTGGGAGTCAGGCGTCATCCCAACTGGCTGGAAAACAGGAC contains:
- the LOC125719508 gene encoding thymic stromal cotransporter homolog, coding for MGCLAWLRTRVHPAVVCAEIASAFYDTGLQMVVKERCSDNSTTTEEDQQKAMSNFYMTYTMLSNLLPFLPAYFLARYGDRGFRKVPIGVPLLGYLISRTLLLLVILLELPIQVMFGGAVVYGLCGGYSSYWAGVMALESATSQKERRSLRIMGIELAYGIAGFVGSLLSGHLFQIYALGDKNGAVLVVLCIFLYFLCIIYTFFFLDIPGTSAGNREHRQEGNVGILWNIVEYPRSFNTVIVLLFISAVLYDIAVAGGMEMLMSFIEKEPLNWDAKQVGYSNAAGFLIFFTSFFGVWLFSKCVGDASMIMMGMVSFAAGIYFMSFVTATYMFYLARSLTLFALIPMPMIRSVLSKQVQPSSYGKILICLQLSFTLASLIYSPIYTKVYQSTLGWLPGFVFLLSSIITVLAIIPVSIVGCKMARQEGYVSIEGD